The Caproicibacterium lactatifermentans genome contains a region encoding:
- the thiC gene encoding phosphomethylpyrimidine synthase ThiC: protein MEYTTQMDAAKKGMVTNAMRTVAQKENIPAEKVRQLVAAGQAVIPCNKNHASLSPSGVGSALKTKINVNLGTSRDCRDLDMELEKVKSAVDMGTEAIMDLSSCGDTQKFRRMLTQQCPAIIGTVPIYDAVVYYHKALKDITTEEWLDIVRMHAQDGVDFMTIHCGINRETAQKFKRNKRLMNIVSRGGSIIFAWMMMTGKENPFYEHFDEVLDICQQYDVTLSLGDACRPGCLADGTDASQIEELITLGELTKRAWAKNVQVMIEGPGHMPLDQIAANMEIEKTLCHGAPFYVLGPIVTDIAPGYDHITSAIGGALAAWKGAAFLCYVTPAEHLRLPDLQDVKEGIIAARIAAHVADIAKGVPGAADWDRDMGQARRELDWEKIFSLSIDPEKARRYRAASQPEKEDTCTMCGNFCAVKNMNRILDGEVVSIFNE from the coding sequence ATGGAATACACAACACAGATGGACGCCGCAAAGAAGGGCATGGTCACCAATGCTATGCGGACAGTTGCCCAAAAAGAAAACATTCCGGCAGAAAAAGTGCGGCAGCTGGTTGCCGCCGGTCAGGCAGTGATTCCCTGCAACAAGAATCATGCTTCCCTTTCACCCAGCGGTGTAGGTTCGGCGCTTAAAACGAAAATTAATGTCAACCTTGGTACTTCCCGCGACTGCAGGGACCTCGACATGGAACTGGAAAAGGTCAAAAGTGCAGTGGATATGGGCACCGAAGCGATTATGGACCTCAGCTCCTGCGGCGATACACAGAAGTTCCGTCGTATGCTTACCCAGCAGTGCCCGGCGATAATTGGTACCGTGCCTATTTACGACGCGGTTGTGTATTATCATAAGGCACTGAAGGACATTACCACCGAGGAGTGGCTGGATATTGTGCGGATGCACGCACAGGACGGCGTGGACTTTATGACAATTCACTGCGGCATTAACCGTGAAACCGCCCAGAAGTTTAAACGCAACAAGCGCCTGATGAATATTGTTTCCCGCGGTGGTTCCATTATCTTTGCGTGGATGATGATGACAGGCAAGGAGAATCCGTTTTACGAGCATTTTGATGAAGTGCTGGACATTTGTCAGCAGTACGATGTGACGCTCAGCTTGGGCGATGCGTGCCGTCCCGGCTGTCTTGCGGATGGCACGGACGCTTCCCAGATAGAGGAGCTTATCACACTGGGTGAACTGACCAAGCGCGCATGGGCAAAAAATGTGCAGGTCATGATTGAGGGCCCCGGACATATGCCGCTGGACCAGATTGCCGCCAACATGGAGATTGAAAAGACACTGTGCCATGGTGCACCGTTTTATGTGCTGGGACCAATCGTCACCGACATTGCGCCGGGCTATGACCACATCACTTCCGCTATCGGCGGTGCCCTTGCTGCGTGGAAGGGTGCCGCGTTCCTGTGCTACGTTACGCCGGCCGAACACCTGCGTCTGCCGGACCTGCAGGATGTAAAAGAGGGCATTATTGCCGCGCGCATTGCGGCCCATGTCGCTGACATTGCCAAGGGTGTTCCCGGTGCCGCTGACTGGGACCGGGACATGGGACAGGCACGCAGAGAACTGGACTGGGAAAAGATTTTCTCCCTCTCCATTGACCCGGAGAAGGCCCGCCGCTACCGTGCCGCCTCCCAGCCGGAAAAAGAAGATACCTGCACCATGTGCGGGAATTTCTGTGCCGTGAAAAACATGAACCGGATTTTGGATGGCGAAGTGGTATCGATCTTTAACGAATAA
- a CDS encoding DMT family transporter, with translation MKKGPIYILLATLLFSSMEVALKGLAGSFNPIQITCTRFLAAGILLIPFAHRALRKRSCTIARTDYKFLAVLGFLNVVLSMSFYQLAVHNAEASAVAVLFSSNPIFVIMLAGVLLHETVHKNQVVTMVLELLGILIILNPMHMKGNRTGVAFALISAVLFALYSTLSKKKCADYGGLAVTCGGFLFGSAEMLLLIAVSHIPAVAGVLTAAGLGAFSAVPMLSGYTLQNFPIVLYVFIGITCGGFAFYFLAMEETSAAEASIVFMLKPAIAPVFAVLILGESITPNMLMGIVLMLAGSLINVLPQILQQRAAHTVPETDETGVGC, from the coding sequence ATGAAGAAAGGCCCAATCTATATTTTGCTGGCAACACTGCTTTTTTCGTCGATGGAAGTGGCGCTGAAAGGACTGGCTGGCAGCTTTAACCCGATTCAGATTACCTGCACACGGTTCCTTGCGGCGGGTATTCTGCTGATTCCCTTTGCACACCGTGCGCTGCGAAAGCGCAGCTGCACCATTGCCCGTACAGACTATAAATTTCTGGCGGTGCTTGGATTTTTAAATGTGGTGCTGAGTATGTCTTTTTATCAGCTGGCGGTACATAATGCGGAGGCTTCCGCGGTGGCGGTGCTGTTCTCCAGCAACCCCATTTTTGTCATTATGCTGGCGGGTGTGCTGCTGCACGAAACTGTGCACAAAAACCAAGTAGTCACGATGGTGCTGGAACTGCTGGGCATTTTGATTATTCTGAACCCCATGCATATGAAAGGGAACAGAACTGGTGTGGCGTTTGCGCTGATTTCGGCGGTGCTGTTTGCGCTGTACAGCACACTCAGCAAGAAAAAATGTGCGGACTACGGCGGACTGGCGGTTACCTGCGGCGGATTTCTGTTCGGCAGCGCGGAAATGCTGCTGCTGATTGCGGTATCCCACATTCCAGCCGTGGCGGGGGTACTGACAGCTGCCGGGCTGGGTGCTTTTTCGGCTGTCCCCATGCTGAGCGGCTATACCCTGCAGAATTTTCCCATTGTGCTGTATGTTTTTATCGGCATCACCTGCGGCGGGTTTGCCTTTTACTTTTTGGCAATGGAGGAAACTTCCGCGGCGGAAGCATCCATTGTGTTCATGCTGAAACCGGCCATTGCGCCTGTCTTTGCGGTGCTGATTCTGGGCGAATCCATTACCCCCAATATGCTGATGGGCATTGTGCTGATGCTGGCGGGATCGCTCATCAATGTGCTGCCGCAGATTTTGCAGCAAAGGGCTGCACATACAGTACCGGAAACGGATGAAACAGGGGTCGGCTGCTGA
- the glgB gene encoding 1,4-alpha-glucan branching protein GlgB encodes MFEQILHEYLQGQSCEAYRVLGAHFTSEYGQQGVRFTVYAPHAQNVFLIGEFSNWNAWQMTRSPMGFWSIFVEGAQESQMYKYRIQTPDGLFDRADPFGFYAEVRPATASRICQLEGFTWTDEQWMAHRGKNYNSPLSIYEVHPGSWRIKDGQKGIARFFTYDELIDTLLPYVKQEGFTHIELLPLTEHPLDASWGYQVSGYYAATSRYGTPKQLMHFVDCCHREGIGVIMDFVPAHFISDNYALSKFDGFYLYESENPDLRESEWGTVFFDFTKPHVVSFLKSAVDFWLTCYHFDGIRYDAVSRLLYVCGQENRGVNEAGVWFLRNTNYAMQQRHPGAMLIAEDSTNFLKVTAPVEYGGLGFDYKWDLGWMNDALDYMMKRPDERPGFSREITFSMSYFYNDIFLLPLSHDEVVHGKRTIIDKIYGSYDEKFPQLRLFWLYMFTHPGKKLNFMGNELAEFKEWDENAGLGWNLLSYPKHSVFHLFVTTLQDFYRNHPALYQNDYHPKGFQWMDLTNVGRCLFAYCRDSLEEPNHEKLYIALNFSARPAIGYFLPVREHGTYTEAFNTDKTDFGGDGHHNPAVLSFRQGGHEGIRVDLPAYAGIVFSRKK; translated from the coding sequence ATGTTTGAACAGATTCTGCACGAATACCTGCAGGGACAAAGCTGCGAAGCATACCGCGTACTGGGAGCGCACTTTACCAGTGAGTATGGTCAGCAGGGTGTGCGCTTCACCGTATATGCCCCCCATGCCCAGAACGTGTTCCTCATCGGTGAGTTTTCCAACTGGAACGCCTGGCAGATGACGCGCTCCCCTATGGGTTTCTGGAGTATTTTTGTGGAGGGCGCACAGGAAAGCCAAATGTACAAATACCGCATTCAAACGCCGGATGGCCTATTTGACCGAGCCGACCCGTTCGGTTTTTACGCAGAAGTGCGTCCTGCTACCGCCAGCCGTATTTGTCAGCTGGAGGGCTTCACCTGGACGGACGAGCAGTGGATGGCACACCGCGGCAAAAACTACAACTCTCCCCTGTCCATTTATGAAGTTCACCCCGGTTCATGGCGTATTAAAGACGGCCAAAAAGGCATCGCACGCTTCTTTACTTATGACGAACTTATCGATACCCTTCTGCCATATGTAAAGCAGGAAGGTTTTACCCATATTGAGCTGCTTCCGCTAACAGAGCACCCGCTGGATGCCTCGTGGGGATACCAGGTTTCCGGCTACTACGCCGCCACCAGCCGCTACGGCACCCCAAAACAGCTGATGCACTTTGTGGACTGCTGCCATCGGGAAGGCATTGGCGTTATTATGGACTTTGTGCCGGCCCACTTCATTAGTGACAATTATGCACTGAGTAAATTTGACGGCTTCTATTTGTATGAAAGCGAGAACCCCGACCTGCGGGAAAGCGAGTGGGGAACCGTCTTTTTTGACTTCACCAAGCCACACGTTGTCAGCTTTTTAAAATCCGCCGTTGATTTCTGGCTGACCTGCTACCACTTTGACGGCATTCGCTATGATGCGGTTTCCCGCCTGCTGTATGTATGCGGGCAGGAAAACCGCGGCGTCAACGAGGCAGGTGTATGGTTCCTGCGCAATACCAACTATGCCATGCAGCAGCGCCACCCCGGCGCCATGCTGATTGCGGAAGATTCCACCAATTTTCTGAAGGTTACGGCGCCGGTCGAGTACGGTGGACTGGGCTTCGACTATAAATGGGACCTTGGCTGGATGAATGACGCACTGGATTATATGATGAAGCGGCCGGACGAGCGTCCCGGCTTTTCCCGAGAAATTACGTTTTCCATGAGCTATTTCTATAACGATATCTTCCTGCTGCCGCTGTCTCATGATGAAGTCGTTCACGGTAAGCGGACGATTATTGATAAAATTTACGGTTCCTATGATGAAAAATTTCCGCAGCTGCGCCTGTTCTGGCTGTATATGTTTACACACCCTGGCAAAAAGCTGAACTTTATGGGCAATGAACTGGCGGAATTTAAAGAATGGGACGAAAATGCCGGGTTGGGCTGGAACCTACTCTCCTATCCTAAGCACAGTGTCTTTCACCTCTTTGTCACAACCCTGCAGGACTTTTACCGTAACCACCCGGCACTGTACCAGAACGACTACCACCCGAAAGGCTTCCAGTGGATGGACCTTACCAATGTTGGCCGGTGTCTGTTCGCCTACTGCCGCGACAGTCTGGAGGAGCCGAACCATGAAAAGCTGTACATTGCGCTGAACTTTTCCGCACGTCCCGCCATTGGGTACTTTCTGCCGGTGCGGGAACATGGCACCTACACGGAAGCGTTCAACACAGATAAGACAGATTTTGGCGGTGACGGCCACCACAATCCAGCGGTTCTCTCATTCCGGCAGGGCGGCCATGAGGGCATCCGTGTGGACCTACCCGCTTACGCCGGAATTGTATTTAGCCGAAAAAAATAA
- a CDS encoding Cof-type HAD-IIB family hydrolase: MTDYQLVATDLDGTLTTTQKQITPHTQQVLLRSQQMGARLALVSGRPINGIASLAKQLQMDRFGGCIISFNGAKISSCSTGETLYERSLPQNVLPQLCGLNKKYRLTSMIYSPDTIITETGNNRYVLFDGRINHMAIEEVPDLMQRIDFPVHKFLFAGDPPYLEKLEPDIRSQFPSCSIYRSDPYYLEVMPSNVDKAQALSALLGWLHLTRQSLLACGDGFNDVSMVRFAGMGVAMENAQPEVKAAAKFVTRSNDEDGVAYAVQKFILHEV, translated from the coding sequence ATGACTGATTATCAGCTTGTGGCAACGGACCTTGACGGCACACTAACCACTACTCAAAAACAGATAACGCCCCACACGCAGCAGGTCCTCCTGCGGTCACAGCAGATGGGTGCACGGCTGGCACTTGTTTCCGGCCGTCCAATAAACGGTATCGCATCGCTGGCAAAGCAGCTGCAGATGGACCGATTTGGGGGATGTATTATTTCCTTTAACGGTGCAAAAATTTCCTCCTGCAGCACCGGTGAAACGCTGTACGAGCGCTCTTTGCCGCAGAACGTCCTGCCGCAGCTGTGCGGATTAAATAAAAAGTACCGTTTGACTTCCATGATTTACAGCCCCGACACCATTATTACCGAAACGGGTAATAACCGATATGTGCTGTTCGATGGCCGCATTAACCATATGGCAATAGAGGAAGTGCCGGACCTGATGCAGCGCATTGATTTTCCAGTACATAAATTTCTGTTCGCGGGTGACCCGCCGTATCTGGAAAAACTGGAGCCTGACATACGCAGCCAGTTCCCTTCCTGCAGTATTTACCGCAGTGACCCCTATTATCTGGAGGTCATGCCCAGCAACGTGGACAAAGCGCAGGCACTTTCGGCGCTGCTGGGATGGCTGCATTTAACACGGCAGTCCCTTTTAGCCTGTGGTGACGGCTTTAACGATGTTTCCATGGTACGCTTTGCCGGCATGGGGGTAGCAATGGAGAACGCCCAGCCGGAGGTGAAAGCCGCAGCTAAATTTGTCACCCGCTCCAATGATGAGGATGGCGTCGCCTATGCGGTACAAAAATTCATTTTGCATGAAGTGTAA
- a CDS encoding HAD hydrolase-like protein has translation MRLCYQTVLFDFDGTICDTGEGIMDCVRLALQEMGYPVPPTATLRRFVGPPAEQGYMTYCGMNREQALQAVQHFRCHYNVDGWKKTSIYPGIPELLRDLKQAGATVCVASSKPQNMVERMLPCFHIQQYFDVVSAADNSDRHSDKDTVIRHALALSHAESGTSTVMVGDTHFDAVGADKVGLPFIGAAYGYGGPEDLHADGRKVPLASSPDGLRQYLFHD, from the coding sequence TTGCGGCTGTGCTATCAAACGGTTTTGTTCGACTTCGACGGGACAATCTGTGATACAGGCGAAGGCATTATGGACTGCGTGCGGCTGGCGCTGCAAGAAATGGGGTACCCGGTGCCGCCGACGGCGACACTGCGGCGCTTTGTCGGTCCGCCGGCGGAACAGGGGTACATGACTTACTGCGGCATGAACCGTGAACAGGCGCTGCAGGCGGTGCAGCATTTTCGCTGTCATTACAATGTGGACGGCTGGAAAAAGACCAGCATCTACCCCGGCATTCCGGAACTGCTGCGGGACCTGAAGCAGGCGGGCGCAACCGTGTGCGTGGCTTCTTCCAAGCCACAAAATATGGTGGAGCGAATGCTGCCCTGCTTCCATATTCAACAGTATTTTGATGTCGTGAGTGCGGCGGACAATAGCGACCGGCATTCGGACAAAGATACGGTTATCCGTCATGCTTTGGCGCTGAGCCATGCCGAAAGCGGAACCAGCACGGTCATGGTGGGCGATACGCACTTTGACGCCGTTGGTGCCGATAAAGTGGGCCTGCCCTTTATCGGTGCCGCCTATGGCTACGGTGGTCCGGAGGATTTGCACGCTGATGGGCGTAAGGTGCCGCTGGCAAGTTCGCCGGATGGCCTGCGGCAGTATCTGTTCCACGACTGA
- the ybaK gene encoding Cys-tRNA(Pro) deacylase — translation MAKKKDEKTNVMRILDKAKVTYTAHFYDHSDGKIDGEAVARKLGQPLAQVFKTLVTCGADKAYYVFVLPVAEELDLKAAARSVGAKSVEMIHVKDINKVSGYIRGGCSPIGMKKQFITVFDQSAQNFPTIYVSGGKIGTQVELPLADLLRLTGGTTAAIAVPAPEEDRHA, via the coding sequence ATGGCAAAGAAAAAAGACGAGAAGACCAATGTCATGCGAATTCTGGACAAGGCAAAGGTCACCTATACTGCCCACTTCTACGACCACTCGGACGGCAAAATTGACGGCGAAGCGGTCGCACGCAAGCTGGGACAGCCGCTGGCGCAGGTCTTTAAAACGCTGGTGACATGCGGTGCGGACAAAGCGTACTATGTGTTTGTGCTGCCCGTTGCCGAAGAACTGGACTTGAAAGCCGCCGCACGCAGTGTCGGCGCCAAAAGCGTGGAAATGATTCATGTGAAGGATATTAACAAAGTATCCGGCTACATTCGCGGCGGATGCAGCCCCATCGGCATGAAAAAACAGTTTATCACGGTATTTGACCAGAGTGCGCAGAACTTCCCCACCATTTACGTCAGCGGCGGAAAAATCGGCACACAGGTGGAGCTGCCCCTTGCGGACCTGCTGCGTCTGACCGGCGGCACCACCGCGGCCATCGCCGTTCCCGCACCGGAGGAGGACCGCCATGCGTGA
- a CDS encoding NCS2 family permease: protein MEETKKQAYHPKGDFFNLKGNGTNVHTEIMAGITTFFTMSYILFVNPQVLSKTGMDSQAVFLATIIAASIGTLVMALFANVPYAQAPGMGLNAFFTYTVCMSLHFTWQQALAMVFICGLINIIITVTKFRKLIIKSIPKSLQNAISGGIGIFVAYIGLKNANLIQFSTDSSSMVAINGQPYSATAAYKGITSVASNGGVVPSIATFNQPSVLVALFGIILIVILLMLNVKGAILIGIIATTVIGIPFGVTDFSGASITFGSLGTAFSKLGTTFGAAFSSQGMGSLFNDPSKFLLVIMTIFAFSLSDTFDTIGTFIGTGRRTGIFSEEDEAALNDSKGFNSKMDRALFADSIATSIGAIFGTSNTTTFVESAAGIGAGGRTGLTSLTTAIMFMLCTILAPVAGCIPAAATAPALIIVGIMMMSSFKEVNWPDMEEAIPAFGAAIFMALAYSISYGIAAGFIFYCIVKAVKGKFKDVHPILLVSAILFVLNFIVLAIL, encoded by the coding sequence ATGGAGGAAACCAAGAAACAGGCGTACCATCCCAAGGGAGACTTTTTTAACCTGAAGGGGAACGGGACAAACGTCCATACGGAAATTATGGCCGGTATTACGACGTTCTTCACCATGTCGTATATCCTGTTTGTTAACCCACAGGTGCTTAGCAAGACCGGCATGGACAGTCAGGCGGTGTTCCTGGCTACCATCATTGCCGCGTCCATCGGCACCCTGGTCATGGCACTGTTCGCAAATGTTCCGTACGCACAGGCGCCGGGCATGGGACTGAACGCATTCTTTACCTACACGGTGTGCATGTCCCTGCACTTCACTTGGCAGCAGGCATTGGCAATGGTGTTCATCTGCGGCCTTATCAACATCATCATTACCGTTACCAAATTCCGTAAGCTCATTATCAAGTCGATTCCAAAGAGCCTGCAAAATGCTATCAGCGGCGGCATCGGCATCTTTGTGGCATATATCGGCCTGAAGAATGCAAACCTTATCCAGTTCTCAACGGACAGTTCTTCCATGGTGGCTATCAACGGTCAGCCATACAGCGCGACCGCAGCCTACAAGGGAATTACCTCGGTGGCTTCCAATGGTGGTGTGGTTCCGTCTATCGCTACTTTTAACCAGCCCTCCGTGCTGGTGGCACTGTTCGGCATCATTCTCATTGTGATTCTGCTCATGCTGAACGTTAAGGGCGCCATTCTCATTGGCATTATCGCCACAACAGTAATCGGCATTCCGTTTGGCGTTACGGATTTCTCCGGCGCGTCCATTACGTTTGGAAGCCTTGGCACTGCTTTTTCCAAACTGGGCACCACTTTCGGCGCTGCGTTCAGCTCGCAGGGCATGGGTTCATTGTTTAACGACCCCAGCAAGTTCCTGTTGGTTATTATGACCATCTTTGCGTTCAGCCTTTCCGATACATTTGATACCATCGGCACCTTCATCGGTACAGGCCGCCGCACCGGTATTTTCAGTGAAGAGGACGAGGCGGCACTGAACGACAGCAAAGGCTTCAACTCCAAAATGGACCGTGCGCTGTTTGCGGATTCCATTGCTACTTCCATCGGCGCTATTTTCGGCACATCCAACACAACAACCTTTGTGGAAAGCGCTGCCGGTATTGGCGCTGGCGGCCGCACAGGACTGACTAGCCTGACAACGGCGATTATGTTCATGCTGTGCACAATTCTTGCTCCGGTAGCGGGCTGTATCCCAGCCGCGGCTACGGCACCGGCACTGATTATCGTCGGTATCATGATGATGAGCTCCTTCAAGGAAGTTAACTGGCCGGACATGGAAGAGGCCATTCCTGCCTTTGGCGCGGCTATCTTCATGGCACTGGCTTACAGCATTTCCTATGGCATTGCGGCGGGCTTCATTTTCTACTGCATTGTCAAGGCTGTCAAGGGCAAGTTCAAGGACGTCCATCCTATCCTGCTTGTTTCTGCCATTTTGTTTGTACTGAACTTTATTGTATTGGCCATTTTGTAA
- a CDS encoding YcxB family protein gives MRKKAAALLLALVLCIGAAGTLPAAAAGSSSVSSTTSSRSGTPIQLTDEHLKLTVPTGLYAFTQNTDPSDPSLAKAGITNWIRQKQDMQQQNEILLICAPNSAYTIYLRKKDTSSTQKYYNMKDMSGTAVQSLMSELNKPESSVNGSDSIKSSSKRVTGAAGLPYVYVEMNGTLDNKKVQEAAYLTIANGRSYTLGTYREIGALTAPQHASLKALADSLQVTQYLPKQQESGGSAFSALFLAGPLLFLAALVAVLYIVGRVSRTHEKRRKAVMLERITDYRRRQEEKEAAARERGIPLAGPEVLVENTTKCVKKALQRFSRVDLLLNRKGTWIFLLIAAALCLFIATKDSSTLVRIFAILGAVFCVIYILRIPHKVFQAEDGTYRKMKTRKVRYQFRAEDFRVTGVSSGVYPYVQIAKVYETSRYFYLYLGANHVCLVNKHDFTKGTADDLRAILQKQCSNFKPHRKHRNK, from the coding sequence ATGAGAAAAAAAGCCGCAGCCCTGCTGCTGGCGCTGGTCCTCTGCATTGGCGCGGCAGGCACGCTGCCCGCTGCAGCCGCCGGCAGTTCTTCCGTCAGCTCCACGACATCTTCCCGCTCCGGTACACCGATACAGCTGACAGATGAGCACCTGAAGCTGACTGTGCCCACCGGCCTGTACGCCTTTACGCAGAACACGGACCCCTCGGACCCCTCACTTGCCAAAGCGGGCATTACAAACTGGATTCGGCAGAAACAGGATATGCAGCAGCAGAATGAAATACTGCTCATCTGCGCCCCAAACAGTGCCTACACCATTTATCTGCGGAAAAAGGATACTTCCAGCACTCAAAAATACTACAATATGAAGGATATGTCCGGTACCGCGGTGCAGTCGCTAATGTCAGAACTGAACAAGCCGGAGTCGTCCGTAAACGGCTCAGACTCCATAAAGTCCTCCTCCAAGCGCGTTACCGGTGCTGCAGGGCTGCCGTATGTGTATGTGGAAATGAACGGTACACTGGACAATAAAAAGGTCCAGGAGGCCGCCTACTTAACCATTGCGAATGGCAGAAGCTATACACTGGGAACTTATCGGGAAATTGGCGCACTTACGGCACCGCAGCATGCCAGTTTGAAGGCACTGGCAGACAGCCTTCAGGTAACGCAGTATCTGCCCAAACAGCAGGAAAGCGGCGGTTCCGCTTTTTCTGCACTATTTCTGGCAGGACCGCTGCTGTTCCTGGCGGCACTGGTGGCAGTACTGTACATTGTCGGCCGCGTAAGCCGTACCCATGAAAAGCGGCGCAAAGCTGTTATGCTGGAGCGCATAACGGACTACCGCCGGCGGCAGGAAGAAAAGGAAGCGGCAGCCCGCGAGCGGGGCATTCCATTGGCGGGACCGGAAGTACTGGTGGAAAACACAACAAAGTGTGTGAAAAAGGCGCTGCAGCGCTTTAGCCGGGTAGACCTGCTGCTGAATCGAAAGGGAACTTGGATTTTTCTGCTGATTGCAGCGGCCTTGTGCCTGTTTATCGCAACAAAGGATTCCTCTACATTGGTCAGAATCTTTGCCATACTCGGCGCCGTATTCTGTGTGATCTATATTTTACGCATCCCGCATAAGGTTTTTCAAGCGGAGGATGGAACTTACCGCAAAATGAAGACGCGCAAAGTGCGCTACCAGTTTCGGGCAGAGGATTTTCGGGTGACCGGCGTTTCCTCCGGTGTTTACCCCTATGTGCAAATTGCCAAGGTCTACGAAACCAGCCGATACTTTTATCTGTACCTAGGCGCAAACCATGTCTGTTTAGTCAACAAGCATGATTTTACCAAAGGCACCGCCGATGACCTGCGTGCCATTTTGCAGAAACAATGTTCAAATTTTAAACCGCACCGAAAGCACCGAAATAAATAA
- a CDS encoding alanine/glycine:cation symporter family protein, with the protein MSKITNLLERIDGAVWGPVMVTALIGTGIFLMFRLHFLPWRNLGYALRSVFGEDSHKKNGSGDITPFAALMTTLAATIGTGNIAGVATAMVMGGPGALVWMWISAMVGLATKYTECTLAVRFRERDQNGEMCGGPMYTIKNGFRCKKLGMVLAALFAVFTVLASFGIGDLTQANSISSAIYGTFHIPTWITGLVITILAFVVLVGGIQSISKVSSILVPAMAVLYMMAGFACIFSRIQNVPAGLAQIFHMAFTARAAAGGVGGTIVVTMMNAMRAGCSRGVFSNEAGLGSAAITSAAATTDYPARQGYISMTGAFFDTIVVCTVTGLSIAASGVLGTKGPDGHVLNGVELTMQAFQSVLGPMGAWIVAISLTLFAFSTIIGWEYMGEVALKFLVKNPSASYVYRVLFAFMSLIGSTVEMQLVWTLSDITNALMAIPNLISLLALSGVAVKETVIYQKKVVVPEREARRVRRKQKCVQNT; encoded by the coding sequence ATGAGTAAAATAACCAATTTGTTGGAACGCATTGACGGTGCTGTGTGGGGACCAGTTATGGTCACTGCGCTGATAGGCACCGGCATTTTTCTAATGTTTCGACTTCACTTTCTGCCGTGGCGGAATCTGGGATATGCGCTGCGCTCTGTCTTTGGGGAGGATTCCCATAAAAAGAATGGTTCCGGGGACATTACGCCGTTTGCGGCATTGATGACAACGCTCGCTGCCACCATAGGCACCGGCAATATTGCCGGTGTGGCTACGGCAATGGTGATGGGCGGCCCGGGCGCACTGGTATGGATGTGGATTTCGGCAATGGTCGGGTTGGCAACGAAGTACACCGAGTGTACACTGGCGGTCCGGTTCCGGGAACGGGACCAAAACGGCGAGATGTGCGGTGGCCCCATGTATACCATAAAAAATGGATTTCGCTGCAAAAAGCTCGGCATGGTACTGGCTGCACTGTTTGCAGTGTTTACGGTGCTGGCGTCATTCGGTATCGGCGACCTGACGCAGGCAAACTCCATTTCTTCTGCTATATACGGTACCTTTCATATACCAACATGGATAACCGGCCTGGTTATCACCATACTGGCATTCGTTGTACTGGTCGGCGGCATTCAGTCTATTTCCAAAGTGTCGTCCATACTGGTACCGGCAATGGCTGTACTGTACATGATGGCTGGATTTGCCTGCATTTTTAGCAGAATACAGAATGTGCCTGCCGGCCTTGCACAGATTTTCCACATGGCCTTTACGGCACGTGCGGCGGCTGGCGGCGTCGGTGGTACGATTGTGGTGACCATGATGAATGCCATGCGTGCCGGCTGTTCACGCGGTGTCTTTTCCAATGAAGCGGGCCTTGGCTCCGCGGCCATTACATCAGCAGCGGCTACAACAGATTATCCGGCCCGTCAGGGGTACATCAGCATGACCGGAGCTTTCTTTGACACCATCGTGGTCTGCACGGTGACCGGCCTAAGCATTGCCGCTTCCGGCGTACTGGGGACAAAGGGACCGGACGGGCATGTACTGAATGGTGTGGAACTGACCATGCAGGCGTTCCAGAGCGTGCTTGGTCCTATGGGCGCATGGATTGTAGCCATTAGCCTGACACTGTTTGCGTTTTCTACAATTATCGGATGGGAATATATGGGCGAAGTGGCGCTGAAGTTTCTGGTAAAGAACCCCTCTGCCAGCTATGTGTATCGGGTGCTGTTTGCCTTTATGTCTCTCATTGGCTCTACCGTGGAGATGCAGCTCGTTTGGACACTGTCTGACATTACCAACGCACTGATGGCCATACCAAACCTCATCAGCCTGCTGGCGCTGAGCGGTGTGGCAGTAAAGGAAACGGTCATTTATCAGAAGAAAGTTGTTGTTCCGGAGCGGGAGGCACGCAGAGTCCGCCGAAAACAGAAATGTGTACAGAATACCTGA